From a single Vibrio toranzoniae genomic region:
- a CDS encoding efflux RND transporter periplasmic adaptor subunit — protein sequence MTSLFSGPLLSQKLKQPWLVSLILVMLLSIWLGLGVGQAEESPEKKAAEVPLAKVSFQTFTSSPTYKSIDLYGRTAPDRHARLGAEVAGKIVRLNLVKGDLVKAGQAIAQIDKGDLEIQLERASALYRLKQKEFKAAQSLKERGLQGEIAYTSAEASLTEAKAMKRNAELALKNTVITSPFSGVVQDLMVELGDFVGVGDPVAGVIDLDPLVIEADVSERHIQHLLVNQSALVRLLGREEAEGRLRYVSRISSTSTNTFPVEIEIDNSDGLLPAGVSAEVKLNLETRDAIKVTPAMLALDEAGNLGVKTLVSLDDSPTVKFVGIQLVKAEQDGVWLTGLGQRVDIITVGQGFVRDGDSVIAVAQGAELSNATAE from the coding sequence ATGACCTCTCTCTTTTCTGGCCCATTGCTTTCTCAGAAACTTAAACAGCCATGGCTGGTTTCTTTGATTCTCGTGATGTTGTTGTCTATTTGGCTTGGTTTAGGAGTGGGACAAGCGGAAGAATCGCCAGAGAAAAAAGCGGCAGAGGTTCCGCTGGCTAAGGTTTCTTTTCAAACATTCACTTCTTCACCTACCTATAAAAGCATTGATCTCTATGGCAGAACGGCGCCAGATAGACATGCTCGTTTAGGAGCCGAAGTCGCGGGAAAGATTGTTCGATTGAACCTTGTTAAAGGTGATCTGGTCAAAGCAGGGCAGGCCATTGCTCAGATTGATAAAGGCGATTTAGAGATTCAACTTGAACGTGCATCGGCTTTATATCGCTTAAAACAAAAAGAATTTAAAGCCGCACAATCATTGAAGGAAAGAGGGCTCCAAGGAGAGATAGCCTATACTTCCGCAGAGGCTTCACTAACTGAAGCCAAGGCCATGAAGCGCAACGCGGAACTGGCTCTAAAGAATACCGTTATTACGTCGCCTTTCTCGGGCGTGGTTCAAGATTTAATGGTGGAGCTGGGTGATTTTGTTGGTGTTGGCGATCCAGTCGCTGGTGTGATTGACCTCGACCCTTTAGTTATTGAGGCTGATGTTAGTGAACGCCATATTCAACATTTGTTAGTCAATCAATCCGCTTTAGTTCGCCTTTTAGGCCGAGAAGAAGCAGAAGGGCGCTTGCGTTACGTTTCTCGAATATCTTCAACTTCAACTAACACCTTCCCCGTAGAGATCGAAATCGACAACTCTGATGGCTTATTACCGGCCGGTGTCAGTGCTGAAGTGAAACTCAACCTAGAAACAAGAGACGCCATCAAGGTAACACCTGCTATGTTGGCATTGGATGAAGCCGGTAACCTTGGGGTTAAAACTCTGGTGTCACTCGATGACTCTCCAACTGTAAAATTTGTCGGCATCCAGCTTGTGAAAGCCGAGCAAGATGGCGTGTGGCTCACAGGACTTGGACAACGCGTTGATATCATCACGGTAGGCCAAGGTTTTGTGCGTGATGGCGATTCGGTGATTGCGGTTGCGCAAGGTGCTGAACTCTCAAACGCAACCGCTGAGTAG
- the erpA gene encoding iron-sulfur cluster insertion protein ErpA, producing the protein MSEVNIPLSFSDAAATRVQTLIAEEENPELKLRVYITGGGCSGFQYGFTFDEKVNDGDTTIVNSGVTLVVDPMSLQYLMGGMVDYTEGLEGARFFVNNPNATTTCGCGASFSV; encoded by the coding sequence GTGAGCGAAGTAAATATCCCATTGTCTTTTTCTGATGCAGCAGCTACCCGCGTACAAACGCTAATTGCTGAAGAAGAAAACCCAGAACTAAAACTGCGTGTATATATTACAGGTGGTGGTTGTAGTGGTTTCCAATACGGCTTCACATTTGATGAAAAAGTAAATGATGGTGACACTACCATTGTAAACAGCGGTGTAACGCTGGTTGTTGACCCAATGAGCCTACAGTACTTAATGGGCGGCATGGTTGATTACACTGAAGGCCTAGAAGGCGCACGTTTCTTTGTAAACAACCCGAACGCAACGACAACATGTGGCTGTGGTGCATCGTTTAGCGTCTAG